A window of the Lolium perenne isolate Kyuss_39 chromosome 7, Kyuss_2.0, whole genome shotgun sequence genome harbors these coding sequences:
- the LOC127304019 gene encoding uncharacterized protein yields the protein MTVGEVGGGGDGGVTEAGARGLGGAGAGVGVGGLWMGGGLKWFLILPPQYVSSSRFFVRRPRGPDPPTPSLRNFRSFRFCPSARSTHPLYSPASSPLRRRCRPLPTSPNRPVPPSRRRCPLPHTPHHGALYLACVVCPALTNKSAAWRYYQGTKELPLPPELLLPTDGHGGGQVFQICSDGLGTEAVGGLSWSSVEAGENEEGAAVVAFSCMARLTASLPSSALTERRCHRSLASMRRPYFSAFSCKDVLLLDLLHREAVQDQREDDGVFARSSFKTVSSSSRLLLRWLRFDLALSEDAFTSSVKELVV from the exons ATGACTGTAGGGGAGGTGGGTGGAGGAGGCGACGGTGGCGTCACGGAGGCTGGTGCGCGTGGGTTGGGCGGAGCGGGTGCAGGTGTAGGCGTGGGTGGACTGTGGATGGGAGGAGG actaaagtggttccttattctgcctcCACAATACGTTTCGTCGTCGCGCTTCTTCGTTCGTCGTCCACGTGGGCCAGACCCACCTACTCCCTCGCTACGAAATTTCCGGAGTTTCCGTTTTTGCCCCTCCGCCCGCTCCACCCACCCGCTCTACTCACCCGCTTCCTCTCCCTTGCGACGGCGATGTCGCCCTCTCCCAACCTCGCCGAACCGCCCTGTCCCTCCCTCGCGACGGCGGTGCCCTCTCCCACATACGCCACATCACGGCGCCCTCTACCTCGCTTGCGTCGTCTGTCCAGCGCTCACCAACAAATCTGCCGCATGGAG GTACTACCAAGGCACGAAGGAGCTGCCACTTCCTCCCGAGCTGCTGCTGCCTACCGACGGGCATGGAGGCGGGCAGGTGTTCCAGATCTGCAGCGACGGCCTGGGCACGGAGGCGGTCGGCGGGCTATCTTGGTCGTCCGTGGAGGCGGGTGAGaacgaggagggcgccgccgtggTGGCCTTCTCCTGCATGGCCCGCCTCACGGCCTCCCTCCCATCGTCGGCCTTGACAGAGAGGAGATGCCACCGCAGCCTTGCATCCATGCGCAGGCCGTACTTCTCCGCTTTCAG CTGCAAAGACGTGTTATTATTGGACCTGTTGCATAGAGAGGCGGTGCAGGATCAACGAGAAGATGACGGCGTCTTTGCACGGAGCAGCTTCAAGACTGTGTCGTCATCCTCTCG GTTGTTGCTGAGATGGCTGCGATTTGATTTGGCTTTGTCAGAGGATGCGTTTACCTCTTCGGTGAAGGAGTTAGTGGTTTAA